The window AAGTCCGCGGCGGCCCGGACCGGGCGGCTGCTGGGGACGCCGGAGACGTGGATGGTCGCGGGCCAGCGGGCGGTCGAGGCGGGCCGGACCCGTCCGGCGGGCGTCGCCGAGCGCGGCGAGCGGACGAGGACGTCCAGCGGCTCGGGCGGCGCGTCGCGGATGCCCAGGAGCGCGAGGGCCGCGCCGCCCGTGAGCGCGGCCGTCGCCCCGGAGAGCGGATCGGCCGAGGGGTGGGCGGCGTACAGGACCGCGGACAGCGCGCGCTGACTGCCGTCCGGTGGCCCGGTCTGCAACAAGTAAACCCGTGGCAGCAGCCGCTGCCAGGGCCCTCCCCGGCGACTGCGGCCGCTGATGGTCGCGGCCGGGATCCCGGCCTGCGTGAGCTGGCGGTACGTGGCCAGGTTCAGCTGGCGCCGGGCGGTACGAGCGATACGAGTGATCATGCCCCGGGTATGCCCGGTGGCGGGCGCCCGATGCTCAGGCCGAGGGGTGGTTCGGGGCGAGGAAGACGACGACGCCGTTCTGCGTCCCGGGCAGCGGGGTGACCTCGTGCCAGCCGAGCCGGCGGTAGGTGGCGACGGTGTCGGTGGCCACGCGGGCGGTGAGCAGCCAGGCGCGCGCGTCCGGGGCGTCGGCGGTGATCTCGGCGAGCAGGGCGCGCCCGGTGCCGTGCCCGCGGGCGTGCGGGCGGACAGCGAGCTCGTCGATCTCCAGGGCGCCGATGAGCAGTTCCCGTACGCGCTTGCGGCCGAGCTGGGCGGCGACCTGTCCGTACGCACGGTCCGTGGGGAAGGTCTTGGGCGTCAGCCAGGCGGTGGCGAATCCGTCGATGCCGACGGCCGACTGCGCGAAGGCGGTCCGGAATCCGGTGCGGCGGCTGTCGGCCTGCAGCCTGGCGGTGAAGAGGCGAATGGTTTCTTCGTCTTCGTTCCACGGCGGAGCGGAGAACACTTCGCTGTAGGTGTCGGCCAGTTCGTCCGACAGGTCCAGGACGGCCGGTCCATAACAGATCACGTTTGCAGCTCCTTGGGCCGGCTTGGGCGGCTTCGGTCGTATCGCCCCTCTCGTAGAGGGAATCTACGCCGGTGAGGTTCCCCGGACGGCAGGTCCGCGGATCCGGAGGGTGTGCGACAAATCCGACTTCCGTACGGTGCCTCGGACCGCCCGTATCGGCAACGCCCGGCCCGGCGTTGAACCAGTACAGCGCGATGTCGAACGACCCCACCGGAGCCCAGAGTGCCGCACACCCTCTTCACCCGAGTCCTGGTCGCCGTCGGGGGTTGCGCGGTGGCGTTCTTCATCCTCCTGGGCGTCATGTCCGTGCTCCCCCGCGAAATCCAGGACACCGTCCCGCCCGGAGTCCTCGGCGGAGCCGTCGTCGTGCTGGGAGTGATGGCCGCGCGCCGCTTCACCCGCCGTGCCCGTTAGCCTCGACCGGTGACGTTCGAACGGCTGGAGGCCCCCACGATGGCACAGATCCCCACTTCGGCAGTGGCCGCAGGCGGCCTGGTCGGCGGCTACGCCGCCGCCCGCTGGACCGGAAAGCGGCCGCTCGGCGGCGTGGTCCTCGCGGCCGCCGGCGCCCTGGCGGCCCGCGAGTGGCACCGCCGCACCTCACCGACGACCACGGCCCTGCTCGGCGCGGCCTACATCGCCGCCTTCGCCGCATCGCACCCCCTGGCCAAGAAGATCGGCCCCTGGTCGGCGGTCTTCACCGCGGCGGGCACGATGGCAGCAGCCGCCTACGCAACGGCCGACCGCTAACCCCTCACCGGCGCCGCAGCAGGCCCTCGAGCGGCCCGCCATCGGGACCGCACCGGCCTCTCATCGACGCCTCAGCAGGCCTTCGAGCTTGTCGAAGCCCTGGGTCCAGCCCTCGTCGTGCAGGGCGAGCCGCCCCTCGGTGGCGAAGTCGCCCTGCACGAACACGAGCCGCGTCGAACCGGCGCCGTCGCCGCGCAGCTCCAGGCTCACGGTCGTCTCCCGGTCGTCGGGGTCGGGATCCTCCCAGCGGAAGGTGTACGCCAGCAGGGCGGGCGGGTCCACCTCCAGGAACTCGCCGGCGAGGAAGAACGAAGCCCCTTCGGGCGGCTGCATCTCGATCCGATAGGCCCCACCGGGCCGCAGATCACTCTCCACCCGGGGAACGACGAACCCGTCGGGCCCCCACCACTTCGCCAGCTCCCCGGGCTCGGTCAAGGCCTCGAACACCACCCCGGGCGCCGCGGGCAACACCCGCACCATCCGGAGCCTGAGCGATCCGTCCTGCGTCATCACGCCCCCAGCCCCCCGTCGGCAACGGCGAACCCCTCCATCGTAGGAGGCCGGACGCCCACTGGCCCGATTAGGGAGCGGCCCTGGCGACCGATCGGGCGGACTACCACTACACCCGCGATGCCTTGGCGTTGCACGGTATCCCGATGGCGGCCACCACCCTGTCGCTGCTCCGCGACACTCCGACAGAAGCACTGGCGGCTCTCCCTGCATTCCTCCCCTTGGCAGCGGCAAGCCCCAGCCCTTCGCCGACCGCTGCGCGTGGGCACCGGCAGCTCCCGATGCCGCTCTGAATGGGTCTGCGACCGGCCGGTCACAATGGTGGGGTGGAGAAATTGGCAACGACGGTCACCGTGCGTACTCGGATGAGTCGCCAGAAGAGCCGTGACACAGGCGTGGAGGTTGCATTGCGCAAGGCGCTGCACGCCAAGGGGGCTCGGTATCGGATCCACCGAAAGCCGGTGAAGGGCGTGAGGCGCGAGGCCGACATCGTGTTCGGACCCGCGCGTGTGGCGGTGTTCGTGGACGGCTGTTTCTGGCACGGCTGCCCCGTGCACGCTACGTGGCCGAAGAACAACGCCGAGTTCTGGCGCGCCAAGATCGAGGGGAATCGGAGTCGGGACCTGGACACGGACGCCCGGTTGGCCGAGGCGGGATGGCTGGCCGTGCGCGTCTGGGAGCACGAGCAGGCGGACGAGGCGGCGGCACGCGTGCTGGCCGTCGTTGCGAGTCGTCGCGCGAGCGCAGGTCCCAAGGCCCGAAACAAGGGATCCATCTCGAATATTTGACAGTACTCTCCTTGTCAAATATGCCCTGTTAGGGTGATCGCGACGTACGCCGTGGCGAGCCGAACAGCGGAGGGCGATGCATGGAGCACCGAGGTGAGGATTTCGGCCCCTGGCTCGCGCGGCAGTTGAGCCGGATGGACATGTCGCAATCCGACCTGGCTACCCGGCTCGGGTTGACCCGTGCGGCTGTCTCCGCCTGGGTGAACGGGCGAGCGGAGCCTCGGGAGGAGACCAAACGGTCGCTTGCCGAGGTGTTCGGCACCAACCCCGATCTGGTCGACAGCCGAACCAGCGACATATCGACACATCGACCATTGCGCTGGCACCATCGCACGGCCCATGCCGACGGCGGGCGCGAGTACGGCAACGCCGCTGCCTTCGCCTTCGACGCGGACATGGCCGTACTGGCCAGGGAAGCCACCCAGAACGCGCTTGACGAGCGACTCGACACCGACGCGCCGGTTCGAGTGCACTACACCCTCCACGAATTGACGGGCCGGCACCTGTCCTCGTTCCTGGCCGCCCTCCAATGGGACGAGCTGCGCCCGCACTACGATCGGGCGGCCTCGGCGGAGCAGAAGGTGTCGAGGAGCCTGCGGGCCGCGTTGGACGAGCTCGATTCGAAGGACTCGCTGCTTCTGCTGCGGGTGGACGACTTCAACGCCAACGGGCTCACCGGACCGGAGTATCACGACGGTCGCTTCGCCGCCGTCGTCAGGCGTCAGCTCGACAGTCACAAGCAGTCCGGAGGTCGTGCGGGCGGGTCCTATGGACTGGGCAAGGCAACGCTGTGGGCGGCCAGCCGTTTCGGTCTCGTGCTCATCAACTCCACGCTTTCCGAGCCACACGAGGGCAGGACCGAACGACGCGTGATCGGACGTCTCGACCTGCCGTGGCGGCAGGTCGACGGCGAGGCCTTTGCGGGGCCGGCGTGGTTCGGCGAGCCGGATACGGACCCTGCACACAAGGACGTGTCGCGGTCTTGGTGGGCCGACGAGGAGACGGCGCGAAGTCTGCACCTCGAGCGGCACTCCGGCGAACCGGGCACGTCGTTCCTGGTTGTCGGCGCCCACGACGCCTCGGGCGACGCCGAGGAGCTGCGTGACCTCCACGACAAAGTCGTGCGATCACTGGCCGACGGTTTCTGGGCGGCGATGATCGGGGGTGTCGCGGCCGGTCCCCTGTTGGAGGCGTGCGTGTCCACGTTTCGTGACGGCGAAGTGGTCGTGCCCGAGGAGCGGGTCGATCCGTACACCCGCCACCCTGCATTGAGTCGCGCCCTCCAAGCCCACCTCGACGGCCAGACGGTCGACAGTCTGACGTCGGAGGATCACGTGGCGCGTGCCGAGGTGCCTCTGATCGTGACGCCTTTGAAGGGCAAGGGCAGAGCGCGGGACAAGGGTCGGGAGCACCTGGCCGTTCTCCTGCTCACTCCGGCGGCCGACGCGGACGAGCGGCACAGCCGGGTGGTCTGCATGCGGGGAAACCGTATGACCATCACGGAGCATCGGCCACGCGAACTCCCCTTGGGAACGATGCCGTTCCAGGCCGTGCTGCTGGCCGGCTACGCAACGGACCGGGTCGGCGAGGACGTGGCCCTGGCCGAGGAGTTCCTGCGC of the Streptomyces sp. NBC_01294 genome contains:
- a CDS encoding GNAT family N-acetyltransferase gives rise to the protein MICYGPAVLDLSDELADTYSEVFSAPPWNEDEETIRLFTARLQADSRRTGFRTAFAQSAVGIDGFATAWLTPKTFPTDRAYGQVAAQLGRKRVRELLIGALEIDELAVRPHARGHGTGRALLAEITADAPDARAWLLTARVATDTVATYRRLGWHEVTPLPGTQNGVVVFLAPNHPSA
- a CDS encoding SRPBCC family protein produces the protein MTQDGSLRLRMVRVLPAAPGVVFEALTEPGELAKWWGPDGFVVPRVESDLRPGGAYRIEMQPPEGASFFLAGEFLEVDPPALLAYTFRWEDPDPDDRETTVSLELRGDGAGSTRLVFVQGDFATEGRLALHDEGWTQGFDKLEGLLRRR
- a CDS encoding very short patch repair endonuclease codes for the protein MEKLATTVTVRTRMSRQKSRDTGVEVALRKALHAKGARYRIHRKPVKGVRREADIVFGPARVAVFVDGCFWHGCPVHATWPKNNAEFWRAKIEGNRSRDLDTDARLAEAGWLAVRVWEHEQADEAAARVLAVVASRRASAGPKARNKGSISNI
- a CDS encoding helix-turn-helix domain-containing protein, whose amino-acid sequence is MEHRGEDFGPWLARQLSRMDMSQSDLATRLGLTRAAVSAWVNGRAEPREETKRSLAEVFGTNPDLVDSRTSDISTHRPLRWHHRTAHADGGREYGNAAAFAFDADMAVLAREATQNALDERLDTDAPVRVHYTLHELTGRHLSSFLAALQWDELRPHYDRAASAEQKVSRSLRAALDELDSKDSLLLLRVDDFNANGLTGPEYHDGRFAAVVRRQLDSHKQSGGRAGGSYGLGKATLWAASRFGLVLINSTLSEPHEGRTERRVIGRLDLPWRQVDGEAFAGPAWFGEPDTDPAHKDVSRSWWADEETARSLHLERHSGEPGTSFLVVGAHDASGDAEELRDLHDKVVRSLADGFWAAMIGGVAAGPLLEACVSTFRDGEVVVPEERVDPYTRHPALSRALQAHLDGQTVDSLTSEDHVARAEVPLIVTPLKGKGRARDKGREHLAVLLLTPAADADERHSRVVCMRGNRMTITEHRPRELPLGTMPFQAVLLAGYATDRVGEDVALAEEFLRASEPPEHDRWDRTEELTSLYERGAVSRLKEFRSDVDKAVRALVGRRETKRAGGPAALRELLTWDTHTGSARRTQGFPTVRGVTARVEESGAWSVIVDVKLPLAEDPWRLTPVAKFDVRSGGRPVVEWAALAAEEDCRVEKGDLVVEPGVRRAVFRGVTDPATHLVRSGYARLVVEVQKARGGSA